The genome window TAAATAGTAGGTAACCACGCCAGATCCCGGTGACAATGAGGTCTTGATATACGGCAGAATACTCAAGCCCTTCTGCACGGCATTCTTGGCCAGCAGACCTGCGCCCAACATCACCGAGGGATTCGAAGTGTTCGTGCACGAGGTGATGGCGGCGATCACAACAGATCCGTGACCTATCTTATAGCTCTTTCCATCGTCCCATTGGAATTCACCGCTGGCAGCCAGGGCACTCGGAGGTATTGCGAATCCCTTGAAACCAACAGGACTTATGAGGCACGACTTGAAGTCTTCGCACATGCTGGAAACTGAAACGCGATCGTGCGGTCGCTTGGGCCCCGAAACCGAGGTCACCACGGTGGATAAGTCCAGAGTTACAGACTGCAAGGCAAAAAAATGATTCGTTAGTATGTCTTTGCATTGGAAAAACAGAATCCCACTCACCTCCGTGTATTGGGGATCCTGATCCTCAAGAGAATAGTCACGAAGTTGTCGAGTGGCCTTCAAATACTTCCGGATAATATCGATTTTCTTCTCGGAACGATCTAACATATAAATCCATGGATATCACGTAATAAATTTAGATAATGTTTAGGATTGACTCACTGGTTTGGCGCATGTAGCTCAGGGTGTTTTCATCGATTGGGAAGTAACCCACAGTGGCTCCGTATTCCGGGCACATGTTGCTGATTGTGGCGCGATCCGCAATGCTAAGCTCTGCCACTCCTGGGCCGTAGAACTCCACGAACTTGCCGACGACACCTAGCTGACGCAAATGCTTGGTAATGGTCAGCACCAGATCGGTGGATGTGGCCAGCGGGCCCAGTTTGCCCTCCAGCCTATAGCCAATCACCTCTGGCAGCAGCATGGAAATGGACTGGCCCAACATCACGGCCTCCGCCTCGATGCCGCCGACACCCCAGCCGAGTACACCCAATCCATTGATCATTGTGGTGTGGGAGTCAGTGCCCACAACGCTATCCGGATAAAGGATCTTAGATCCGTCCGCTGAACTGTCGCTTTCGAAAACGACTCGGGCCAGGTACTCCAGGTTAACCTGGTGCACAATGCCAGAGCCGGGTGGCACAATTAGCATATTGTCAAAAGCGCGGGCTCCCCATTTGAGGAAGGTGAATCGCTCCTTGTTGCGCTGGAACTCCAGTGATTCGTTCTTGGTCAATGCGTCCGAGGAGCGAACGAAATCCACCTGGACGGAATGGTCGATGACCAGGTCGGCGGGACAGATGGGATTGATTTTCTCAGGATTGCCGCCCAGCTCGCGAACAGCATCCCGCATGGCAGCGAAATCCACGACGGCGGGAACACCAGTGAAGTCCTGAAAGCAGGGAATATCTTAAGAAATTACATAGAAACATCATCTACGAGTGGATCCTCACCTGCAATATAACACGAGCTGGCTTGAAGGAGACCTCCACATCGCTGGTTCCCTGCTTCAGCGATGGAGTCCATCCCAGGATGCTCTGCACATCCTTCTCCAGCACATGGAAGTTGTCGCAGTTGCGCACCGCTGATTCCAGCAGAACGCGAATGGAAAAAGGCAGTGAATCTGTGGGGGGTTAATAATATTCATAAAGATAACAACAATAATGATAACGAACAACAATAACGACTACTTACCATATTTGCTGTCGATGGAGGGCAGATCAAAATACTTGTAGACGTTGCCGTCCTGGGTGAATGACTCCTGGAACTGGACAAAGGGATTGGCGCCTGCAAGGAAGACAGGATTAGCTTACAAATCAAATACTCCTTTTCGCAATTAAATCCCACCGGAGCCGGACATTGTGGAAAAATTGAACAGAAGACCAAGCAATGTGATATAGAGATGGGCGCGTGAGGAACTGCTACGAGGGAAAAGGTGCTCATCACTAACGCAAACATTATATTATCGATAACTAAACATCAAAACAAACCGGTACACAGtaacaaatatttttgaattactTCATATAAAATATACTTATAAATTATAGCGATTAATCATTTTTTGATAAtccgaaaaataaaatttgaaatattgGATGAattgcttttttattttagttcaAAATAAGGAATGTAAAATAACTCGTTTGCATGTCTTTAAACGCTTTTCCTTTCCTACATGctaatttcattaaatatccttaaatattaattatgttTTCTGCGGTTTATTGCAATAGTTACATGGTAGGCTTATTGTAATGTCACGTATTATATTCGGTACTTGTAatctatataaataatatgtaTAGGGGATTATCATCTACAGCTGCGTTTGTATGCAAAGCCTGTTTTATGGCGCAAGCAATTTGGCAGCGGGGATAACAAGTCTGTGATGGACGTCTACAGGTAGATTCGTCGCAGGTCCTTCGGCGTGGTGATCGAATTGCACTGCGGGCACAGCTTTCGCGCGCCGAGCGTCTGCAGCCAGCACTGCTCGCAGTGGACGTGCCAGCAGGACACGGAGATGGCGGGATTCTTGTAGTCGTCGATGCAGATCAGGCACTTGTACTTGCCCTGCGCCTGCTTCTCGTAGAGCCGCAGCTTGGCCTTCAGCGATTCGATGATCTGCTGCTGGTTTTGGGAGGTGGATCGCGTGGACCGCGACGTGGATGGCTCCTCGCTGGCTGGTGGAGCCTCCACGTTACTGGTGCTGGCAGTCTCTTGCTCGGTGGCTTCGCTGGAATGGTTGGGCTTGGGCCCATCGCTGGAGGAGATAAGTCGGCGCACGTAGCTGGTAACATCAGCCTCGGAAACATTTCCTGTGTCCTCGTTGACCAGTGGGATCACATCGCCCTCGCCATACTGCGTAGGACCATAGATGTGAGTGTCATCCTCGTCCACGTTGAgatcctcgtcctcgtcgtccTGCGCCTGCTGACTGCCGTTGTACTTGATCGTCTGGCCTAGGCCCAGGGCGGAATAGCCTCCCTGCACAAGAGTGGACACGCGAATGCGCTTTTGTCCCGCCCACTCGTACTCTTCGTACTCCTCGCTGTCCTCCGAGTCCTCACTTGAATGCCGCTCCCCATTGGCCTGACCATTGCGGCGGCTCTGGCGCAGGCACTGATTTACATGCTCTTGGATGTTGGACTGCGGAAAGTTGTGGTTGCACACGGGACAGGTGGGTTGGCTCGATTCGGCAGCAGCTACAGACGGAGTTGCCGCTGGAGGCGGAGCAGCTGCTGTCGTAGGATTTGCAGTTGCTGGTGGGGCAGGAGAAGCCGGACGCTTCCTGGTGCGTTGGCGCTGACGGGCCTGCCGATTGCGCTGCACCCGCTGGAACACGCTCCACGGTTGTCTGCCCCCCGATCCCGAACCGGATTCCTCGGACGCGGTTGCTCCGCTAGCTGGGTTCGTTGGAGTGACAGCGCTAACAGGATTGTGCAATCGCTCCATCTCCACTTGGCAGTGATCGGCCACCTGACTGCGCTTGATCTTCACGTCGCATGTGGGACAGATCACGTCGTcgtcgctgttgctgctcaaGTGCTGAGCGAAGTTCTCGCCGTTGGACACCGTGTCCGTGGCCATCGATTTGTCGGGTCCACCGCGGACTCTTAAGGGTAAACGAAGTTAAAAGATTCTATAGTcggattttgttttgttcgaTAATCTGTCCAAGCCACGCGACGCCGATTTCTTGCGTTCTCGTACGGTGGAAAACGGTCACACTGATTTCGGCATTTTTTCGTGTCGGTGCAAGTGGTCATTGCGATATACATCGTAAAATGGTTACAAAAGCGCCAACTACAGTGATtattaaatgtaataaataaaaatagtaaAATAATAATGTCCCACATGCgatgtttatttaaataaataaaattttttcacTTAAAAAGATCTTTATAATAattgattattatttgtttGAATTCCGTGTTGATCAAGTTTAACAGTAGGAAAACTTCGGGGTTTGCATTTGACATTTCAACGACTCTTTTGACCTtaataaaataacattttttacaataaaataattataataaaaacgTACTGATTTCCTAATATTTACTTTACTCTGATTGGTCTTTCTTAAAACATCAAGATATAAATATTATCAGATAGCGTTGTTTACATGCCCAATAAAACATTTGACAGATAGTGTAGCTCTCGCTGTTAGGAAATTTTTATAAGTCACAGTCCCCGCTTTGATAAAAGTATAAACGTCGGAAAtgtaagtttttttttaatttacttacttcgttgaattaaataatttgtcGGCAAATGTAAGTTAACTGATAGTTGCATGGCACTTATCGCTATCGAGAAATGCTTAGTCAAAACGATAGTATCGAGACAACATCGATTTAAGTTCCAGCTCTATGAGGGAAGCAAAACATTATTATTTTcgtcgtttttattttttgattatATAGAAAAGTCAGTGGTCGAGGAACATGTGAAAGTGGAAAAGCGACAGAGCTTTTCAAGCAGAGTGTAAGTGCACACAGGTTGAACCCAAAAGCGACGCATATTTTTGCGAAAGTGCAAAGCAGACGGCGAGAGTGTGAAAAGGCAGCGAAAAGAGAATAGAGAAAAAATATAGCAGCCAGTTTCTCGTgggcgtgagtgtgtgtgcgtgtgccaTATTGTTAAATAAGGCAAATATAGTAAAACAAACGTAGAaagaacagcaacaacaatgcatCAGCAgtaccaacagcagcagcagcagcaacaacaacagcagggtAACCTTGTTGgctacaacaacaaaatgaacgTCTTGCCCAATTACACGCTCAGCGGAATGAGCTCCTTTGATGCCGAATCGCTGCCAGATTATTCAGAATTTGATTCCGAATCGGTAACCCTGGACTATTACAAGGAAAGGTATATTCCTGAACTCAAACAGATcgcattttgttttgcttccGTTCTTTCGCATagcacacaacacacacacacatagaaaCATACGTGTATAGAAATTCCCTCGCccttgccattgttgttgttttgcatTTGGCCGTTTGCCCCAATTTTGCCTGCCGTTACCGTTACGTTCTATATAGCAATTAACCGTTATGATCCTGTTGCCATGCCACtcacccgcacacacacacacacacacaaagtcGGTACTCGTTCATCTGCGAaatctgtttttgtttttattccaCATTTCTAGCCGCTATATGTAAAACTATATTTATCTCCGTCTGGCCCGTCGAGATTCGTTAGACGAAACATCTACTTACACAAACATATGCATCTTTGTTtgcgtatctgtatcttgaaaatattaaaattggCAGGGAATCGTGCGAATTAGGCATAATATGCTGTTTTAACCAAGTTTTGATACACTTCCTCTTTGTAGACAACTAGTATGCAAGACCGATATAagatattttatatatgtaaatatattgTTCAAGATGCTGATctgtttttttaaaaatgtacatCATATGTCAAAAGTCTGACAAACTCTATTGTACCGACAGTTAGGGTATAACAATGGAATGCGAGTGGATAATTAGCAtgtccaaacaaaaaaaatgtaaataaaaacatgTCTAATAGAgttcgaaaaaaaagaaaaaaaacataagATAAACAATGTACACACTATGTATTAAATGACAAATATGTCACAGAAGTTcgtgactttaaatctatattatattGCACATGCGAaacttgttttgcattgcctcaacgttattattatttaaataaagcttagaaatagtaatagacgaatctatgtacatcacaaaataaatttttaaaatgactttatattagaatacttgtcattagggtattcagcttgcggcgtgagaaaaattaataagacaatgattgttgagtgcttgtgtccgcacttcgtgcctgacgatatgacttttgcaacgaactgttttcatatttttatttatttttttaatttttattttctactacgtattattattttttatgaaatattattatttttattatttattaataaaattattatttttattatttattaataaaattattatttttttatgaaattaaaaaataattattatttttatgaaatatttatttctcaatgttatgtcttctttttcgaaaatttatgtttcaaattacagtagttataataatttcctttgtatttgctttaattattattataataattattataatagtcagggaatttttattttatttcatcatattgctacgaaattgccAATCAAATATGTTCCGATCAGAATTGATGGTCGAAAATGTCTTCTAGCCACACGCACATATAcgcgtttctttttttttatcacagcatttatttttatttcttactTCACGTAGCGAGGAAAGAAAATGGCTTAGTTGCAGTCCGCCTTGCAGCATAATTTATGTGGGGACTGCACCTCATCACCCCAGCTTCCGTCTTTTGTCATTGAGCCCCAATACGTCCCCCAATGAAGACTGAAATATTCCGTCGCGTTTTTGTCTGGCACAATAGAGCGATTTCAATTTAAACAATCCCAAACTCATTCAACTGTAGCAACGCATTGTTCTGTAAATTGCGTCAGTTAATCCCTGGCATACATACTACATTGATGTCTACAATTGTGGTCAAAATAGTATAGCTTAATGTTTATTCTACTCTCAAACAAATCCTGATTGTATTTTTGTCGCATATCAATGTTATTAATGTGTAATTAAATCTAAAGTTCAATAGTTGTTGTTCATTACACATGATAATAGAATAATAGTAGTTAAATACCTAGAAATTTGAGCACTTCTGTAGGTTTAATTGTCGCGTTGATGCAGTTCGATTGGAATAAACCCCATAATAGTTAGCCCATTGTCTTTGTCGATGTTGTTGCTCGAGTTGTTtttgcatgttgctgctgcttacTTAACTGCCTTGATGTAAACAAACATGTTGTACGAACCATGTGCGCCAGTCGCTCTAATCGAATGTTACCAATTTCTCTATTTCCCATCCCGCTAACAAACAAATCCCCCCCTTTTGGCAATACAGATGTTGAACGGGCTGCTTCCgccagcaaattgaaattgaaaacgcATTGGATAAACCTCAGCGCGCAAACCAAAAGCAATAAAACGCCAATTGAAGCATTTATATTAGATTGTTAAAGCCAACCGGCGTAGCATTTACTTGCCTGCCccaaaaaagtaaaaaaaaaaaaaagagaaaagaatCCCTTCCAACATCCCACTAAGCAAAACTAACCAAGAAACGCATTGAAACGCATTCCAATTAGTAGCTGCGGGCAGCACATTGCCTGCATATACATAGTCGATAAGGTGAGTTTGGCTGGCCTGATAAGCCGGTAAAAATGCTCCTTCCCCCGCAATTAATCACAATTATCATGCACGCAGTGTTCTACGTCCACCAGCGGAGAAAATGGCGCCGACCACGACGATTGAGACCATCACAATCACGAGGCCGCTGAAGGTATGCATTTGGCCTAAAGTTTCGGAAACGCTAACAGATTGCACCGACTGATTTCTCTGCCCTCACAGGTGATTGCATTTATCTGCGGCGTCATCGTGGTGGCCCTCATGATTATGGCCCTGGCGTCCACAGATTGGTTAATGGCCTCGGACTGGCGGCAAGGTCTCTTTGTGCACTGCATCGAGGATGATTCGGTGCCGCCGCTGCCATTCAATATCCAGGATCCGCCAGGATGCTACTGGACCCGCGATGTCGGTATGTATTGCATGAAGAAACAGCAATCTTAAGCTCGAATTTAACATACAATTCGTATAATGTCCCTCAGGTTACATCAAGGCCACAGCCGCTCTCTGCATCATCACGCTGATAACGGACGTCATTGCCACAGTACTGACAGGTCTGGGCCTCCGGACGCAGAACCATAATCTAAAGTATAAGTTCTACCGTATAGCAGTATTGGTGATGCTTGTATCCTGTGAGTAACTAGCTGAACTTATCTTAGAATCACATGTTGAATATTACTTTTTCGCAGTGCTGGCCGTATTGTCCGCCTTGATCGTATATCCAGTATGCTTTGCCGGCGAACTAACCATGGGTATGATAGCCTGAAATCTTGATTATGAACTTTCCACTTACTTTTATATCCATTTAATGTTATAGCCAATCGGCGAGTCTGGGAATTTGGCTGGGCCTATGGCGTCGGCTGGGGTGCGGCCATCTTCCTGTTTGGGGCCGTTGTTCTGCTGCTCTGCGACAAGGAGTCGGAGGAGATCTACTATAAGGAAAGGAAAATCGTACATGAAAACCAAATGCGCGCCTAGGCAAGGCCGCACGACCTGCCTGACGTCGTTCTGTAGAATAAGTATATAGCAACCAACCGAcaacacacacagacacataGATTTCGATTTAAATCAGACTCAAGAACAGAAGCAATTTGCAGCTAAGCGAATGTGTTACAATTATGATTGTGTATATCATGACCATTTCAAACCAAAAATCCGTAGCCATCTTACACCCCACCCAACATCTTATAGTACTCGGCATTTGTTTAGATGACGTTTCCCCAATGAGTTTATTTTGCGTTCGTTCGTTTCGAAAGGTAATCGTAGACAAGCCACAAACACACGACCCACATCTATCATgtagtcagtcagtcagtcacaTGTATGTACGTCTAGGAATTCTGAAAGTTAATCGCATTAACCAAAAACCCTTACATATATACAATTGCATGCCACATGAGTTCCGCAGCATTGTAGGCAACTTTTAGAGCTTGCTTTTCCGTAGAAAACTGAGAGCAGGTGCCAGTTGAAATTAGACCTCTTACAATATTGTACTCATACTCGTACACAGCTACATATACATAGCAATGTGTACTCCCCATGTATCTCAATCCTAATCGTGAGCAGAATCCAAATTAGAATTTGTATATGAACGTAATCGAGAGACTAGATGTAACCACGACATATAAAGCCACAATGTCAGCCACATCGTCATTGTCAACGTTTCATGCCGATTACGCTTTCAAAACATTTGTATCGAATATTATGAATTATGTGTTTGTCCCAGTGTATTGTGCGGCACACAACACCAATTGTACTCGAATATATGTGTTGCTCTTTTACCTTTTGTAAAATAGTTTTACCAAACAGTCCAGTACTCAGCTTGTACTTGTACTAATGTCCCCGAGCCGTTCAGTTATTGTTTAAGCCGACTTTTAAGTGTAATCATTCGTTTGTAAACTCCTATTTTGTAATAATTTATTGACACCTCTGTTCTTACCACAACCGAAAACATATCACACGCAACTGACAGCAATAAAACGTTTTTGACACCTTTTGTTAACACTTTAAgaccaaatatatttttcttttttttttttgcattttttgcatACACGATAAGTTTGTTTAAGTTGTAAGCCAGCATAAGGTATGAGTATTGGCGATATCGCAACAACTATAACTAAGCCATCCTTTTTCATAATTCAACGTTATCTCTGGATTTGTTAGTTTATCAGCAAATCATTCGAATTCGTCCATCACATCTCGCAATCAGAACATCTTTATGTTTCcttcgttttcgtttttaatGAGTAGATTTTGATTCAACGCCGAAATGAAGCGAAGCAAATGCAACCAAAATTAAATGCGACCTAAATTACAACAATACAAAGGGAATATATATGCTTGAACATCcatatatccatatatatatgaagACATTGAACAAATCGTAGGCAGGAACGTGCGGTGAAAAAAAGACGAAACGAAAACAATTATAGCGAGTATAAAGACGACAATTATACCAAAACcaattgaattaattaaacTATGCTTACATACACgcatgtttatatatatatatatagttatatatataagttTAACGTATGTAACaattaatgcaattaaaaaaaccAAACGGAATAAGTAAGAAAGCAACCTATAACTAACGAAACAATTATACTCCAAAAACGAAACTCTACGAAACGTTACAGTTTTCCATTGTGTAACTAACCAACACATGAGCGAGGATCATTTTGTTTTAACAAGCaagcaaaatatatatacaaacacatatgaatatatttattaaaagcgttttaaaatttaattttttaaatttacattCGATAGAAGAAAAACGAGAAAAACCAAACATCAGCAGATTAAGTAACATTATCAGTAACAAACGTATTGCTAGTGATCCATATACTGTAAAACATATGCCTAGatcatattttataaattccCTATATGCATACCTAATACCTAATACCTATACCCGCATCTAACGAAAATAACGAACTACTATGTACTTCCGCAAATTATTCTGCAGTTCACTGGATATAGCCTTGAATTGAATATTTGGCGCTCCACAACCCAAAAAGCATCTAACCCACCCACCCAACCTATCCGCATAATCCGTACAGCATCCCGTACAATGTAAATACTTCAGGAGAGTTttcaagaaaataaaatagtgTTTAACGTTCACAACGATATCTGTTTTTAATAGcgaacataaaaaggtggaatTAGTTCTATGCGTAAAAATCCAGCGCTGGAATGTGTCCCGCCTGACTTAGGATTCTTCCTGTGCTTTGGGAAATCAGTTCCATGGAAAATCTTTTGCTGATATCCGGGTCCCAACAAGCACTCAGAAGAGCGACTATATCCGCGGGGCAGCCAGCCATAATGTAACTTAAATCCGGTCTTTCGCCTGAAATCATTAGATCattacataataataataataataatatcgaGCAATAATGTCTCGCCTTCATTTATAGCCATGTACAGTTCAAAAAGGGTATTATATTGCTCAAATGGCTCCTTGCGCGACAATATTTCCCAAAAGGTAATTGCCCAACTGTACACATCGCACTTTTCATCGGGTTTGTTGCCTTGTAGAACCTTTTGAAAGCCGGTTGGTTATTGTTCGATTGGATTCGAAATCAAACTACAACTACTCCTTACCTCTGGCGCTTTGTATCTGCAGGTGCCCGCATTGCAAGATATCGATTGCGATAGATCCACAACAGTTCCAAAGTCGCAGATCTTCAGCTTGAGTCCCTTCTCGCAGAGCAGTGTATTGAGTGGTTTTATATCGCGATGAATGACTGCTTTCGGCTGCATGCCATGCAGATAAGCTATGCCCTATGAAACCGTTGTATTAATGGGCACAAAAGCTAAACGCTTCTTtctaccaaagacactagaataacaggacacgatttttttgcaaagagagctccaggctctcttgaatTTGTGTtcaagagcgagagagcggagagctcTGCAgctctacgcatacagtgacagccgacaactgtatgtgtgcacacacgtatgctcatgcattgtaaatttgatgttatttttgatcaattggcagcATTGCATtgttctagtgtctttgcttcTAGTATCATCATCACCATACCATACCTGAGCGATCTGATGTGCCCAGTTGAAGGCGTGGGCATGCGAGTAACTTGGCTTGCTTTCCGCATGCAGAAAACTGGACAGAGATCCACCGTCTACGAGCTCCATCAGCAGCAGGGCGCATCCCTCGTGCCTTGATGTGCCGTAGAGCTGAACAATGTTGACATGGCTGGCCTTGGTCAGCTGGTAGATCTCCCTTTCAATCTTTTTGTCCTCACATCCCTCGCGAATTCTCTTCAGCGCGATCTCTCGATTTCTCCAGATCGCCTTATACACGCTGCCATAGAATCCGGTGCCTATAAGCTGCAATGCAATTGCACTTTGTAATTATAATGCCATCCCATCCAGATGGCCGTGGATAAATCATCACCTCTTTTGTCTGGATCTCCTCATAGGGAACACCCTCTACTGTAGCGGCCATAGCTTATCAAATGGCGAATTCTCACTAAGTTTAATTCGCAAAAAGTTAGGCATGTTAGGCATTAGCTTATCTTCGACTTTCGTTTGATGACGATTTCTTATCTTATCAACATCGATTTCCTCTGAGATAATGCCTCATAATGCAAGGTATAAAATAAGATAGGGAATTCTGCACAGTTATTCGACATAGACAATCTATTTAAGATTTGTACAATTAAAGTTCTTATGTCTAAAAAAATGATCATTAAATCTAATGAAACACGATTGCAGCGATGACTTCTTAGTCTTTTTTGGCTATCAAGCCCTGCTTTTTGAGCTGGCGCAATGCGCATTTGGCCGCCGTGCACTTGGCAATGCGATAGTTGCGCCCGATGCCACGGAAGGTTCCTTTGCAGAAGACATCCACGGTAACGCGCACCCGTCGCCCATCAGCCAGCTTCTCGGGTTTGCCGAACTTGGCCGTTTCCGGCTCCAGCTCGAGCAGCTCCCGAATGGGCGATTTTGGCACTGAGTTGCTGAACTGCTCGATCTCCGGGCTCATCATGTTGCTATATACGTGCCACACCACGTCCAGCGACATGTTTGAGTCGAGGAAAATGGCACCTGCGATCGACTCGAAAACGTCGCCCAATGCCTTGGGCACCTCAACGTCCTCGGCGTCATCGCATTCCTCCTCGGACAATAAGTAGTACTGAAAGCAAGTAGAATGTTACAATTAGTTGTCGTATTATTGGTGACTTTCCTATAACCCACCTCCTCACTGATGCTGTGACCATTCTCCTGCTGGATCCGC of Drosophila mauritiana strain mau12 chromosome 3R, ASM438214v1, whole genome shotgun sequence contains these proteins:
- the LOC117143608 gene encoding mitogen-activated protein kinase kinase kinase 7 isoform X1, which codes for MAATVEGVPYEEIQTKELIGTGFYGSVYKAIWRNREIALKRIREGCEDKKIEREIYQLTKASHVNIVQLYGTSRHEGCALLLMELVDGGSLSSFLHAESKPSYSHAHAFNWAHQIAQGIAYLHGMQPKAVIHRDIKPLNTLLCEKGLKLKICDFGTVVDLSQSISCNAGTCRYKAPEVLQGNKPDEKCDVYSWAITFWEILSRKEPFEQYNTLFELYMAINEGERPDLSYIMAGCPADIVALLSACWDPDISKRFSMELISQSTGRILSQAGHIPALDFYA
- the LOC117143608 gene encoding mitogen-activated protein kinase kinase kinase 7 isoform X2 is translated as MAATVEGVPYEEIQTKELIGTGFYGSVYKAIWRNREIALKRIREGCEDKKIEREIYQLTKASHVNIVQLYGTSRHEGCALLLMELVDGGSLSSFLHAESKPSYSHAHAFNWAHQIAQGIAYLHGMQPKAVIHRDIKPLNTLLCEKGLKLKICDFGTVVDLSQSISCNAGTCRYKAPEAKDRI
- the LOC117143609 gene encoding transmembrane protein 47 isoform X2 codes for the protein MAPTTTIETITITRPLKVIAFICGVIVVALMIMALASTDWLMASDWRQGLFVHCIEDDSVPPLPFNIQDPPGCYWTRDVGYIKATAALCIITLITDVIATVLTGLGLRTQNHNLKYKFYRIAVLVMLVSLLAVLSALIVYPVCFAGELTMANRRVWEFGWAYGVGWGAAIFLFGAVVLLLCDKESEEIYYKERKIVHENQMRA
- the LOC117144180 gene encoding cytoplasmic aconitate hydratase, which translates into the protein MSGSGANPFVQFQESFTQDGNVYKYFDLPSIDSKYDSLPFSIRVLLESAVRNCDNFHVLEKDVQSILGWTPSLKQGTSDVEVSFKPARVILQDFTGVPAVVDFAAMRDAVRELGGNPEKINPICPADLVIDHSVQVDFVRSSDALTKNESLEFQRNKERFTFLKWGARAFDNMLIVPPGSGIVHQVNLEYLARVVFESDSSADGSKILYPDSVVGTDSHTTMINGLGVLGWGVGGIEAEAVMLGQSISMLLPEVIGYRLEGKLGPLATSTDLVLTITKHLRQLGVVGKFVEFYGPGVAELSIADRATISNMCPEYGATVGYFPIDENTLSYMRQTNRSEKKIDIIRKYLKATRQLRDYSLEDQDPQYTESVTLDLSTVVTSVSGPKRPHDRVSVSSMCEDFKSCLISPVGFKGFAIPPSALAASGEFQWDDGKSYKIGHGSVVIAAITSCTNTSNPSVMLGAGLLAKNAVQKGLSILPYIKTSLSPGSGVVTYYLRESGVIPYLEQLGFDIVGYGCMTCIGNSGPLDENVVNTIEKNGLVCCGVLSGNRNFEGRIHPNTRANYLASPLLVIAYAIAGRVDIDFETEPLGVDANGKEVFLRDIWPTRSEIQEVEHKHVIPAMFQEVYSKIQLGSRDWQTLEVSDSKLYPWSGISTYIKLPPFFEGMTRALPKLKGIEKARCLLLLGDSVTTDHISPAGSIARKSPAARYLSERGLTPRDFNSYGSRRGNDAVMARGTFANIRLVNKLATKTGPSTLHVPSGEEMDIFDAAERYASEGTPLVLVVGKDYGSGSSRDWAAKGPFLLGIKAVIAESYERIHRSNLVGMGIIPLQFLPGQSAETLKLSGREVYNIVLPEGELKPGQRIQVDADGNVFETTLRFDTEVDITYYKNGGILNYMIRKMLD
- the LOC117144946 gene encoding E3 ubiquitin-protein ligase RNF220 is translated as MATDTVSNGENFAQHLSSNSDDDVICPTCDVKIKRSQVADHCQVEMERLHNPVSAVTPTNPASGATASEESGSGSGGRQPWSVFQRVQRNRQARQRQRTRKRPASPAPPATANPTTAAAPPPAATPSVAAAESSQPTCPVCNHNFPQSNIQEHVNQCLRQSRRNGQANGERHSSEDSEDSEEYEEYEWAGQKRIRVSTLVQGGYSALGLGQTIKYNGSQQAQDDEDEDLNVDEDDTHIYGPTQYGEGDVIPLVNEDTGNVSEADVTSYVRRLISSSDGPKPNHSSEATEQETASTSNVEAPPASEEPSTSRSTRSTSQNQQQIIESLKAKLRLYEKQAQGKYKCLICIDDYKNPAISVSCWHVHCEQCWLQTLGARKLCPQCNSITTPKDLRRIYL
- the LOC117143609 gene encoding transmembrane protein 47 isoform X1; protein product: MHQQYQQQQQQQQQQQGNLVGYNNKMNVLPNYTLSGMSSFDAESLPDYSEFDSESVTLDYYKESVLRPPAEKMAPTTTIETITITRPLKVIAFICGVIVVALMIMALASTDWLMASDWRQGLFVHCIEDDSVPPLPFNIQDPPGCYWTRDVGYIKATAALCIITLITDVIATVLTGLGLRTQNHNLKYKFYRIAVLVMLVSLLAVLSALIVYPVCFAGELTMANRRVWEFGWAYGVGWGAAIFLFGAVVLLLCDKESEEIYYKERKIVHENQMRA